The genomic segment CGGAAAAGAGCGGTGCGGTGGGGCTGGCGATCCTGGAGCGCTTCCGGCGCTACGTGCTGGAGGGCGAAGGCGAGTAAAGGGCGGGGAGGCTCCGGTCCTGCTCACCCACCGCTTCCTCCCCTTCAGTGCTTCCTGAGGCATCTCTTTCCCCCTACGCCTCACCCGCTACACTCGCCCGCATGAGTGCCCCCCACCTGCCCCTTCCCCTGGACCACGAGCACCTGCAAAAGCTGGTCACCGCCGACCTCGTGCGGCCCGACCACCTGCTGGGGGCGCACCCGGTGCGGGAGGGGGAGGTGGACGGGGTGCGGTTCGCGGTCTGGGCGCCGAACGCGAGGCACGTCAGCGTGGTGGGGGACTTCAACGGCTGGAACGGCTCCTCGCACCCCCTGACGCGCCTCGACTTCGGCTTCTGGGGCGCCTTCGTGCCGGGGGCCTCGGCGGGGCAGCGCTACAAGTTCCGGGTCACGGGTGCGGACGGGCGCACGGTGGACAAGTCCGACCCCTACGGGCAGCACATGGAGTTGCGGCCGAATACGGCCAGCGTGGTCTGGCAGCCCGCCTTCGAGTGGACCGACGGCGACTGGATGGCGGCGCGGGGCGTGGACTACGACCGTCCGGTCAGCATCTACGAGGCCCACGTCGGCTCGTGGGCGCGGCGAGACGACGGCGGCTTCCTGAACTACCGCGAGCTGGCGCACCGGCTGGCCGACTACGTGACGTGGCTGGGCTACACCCACGTCGAGCTGCTGGGCGTGATGGAGCATCCTTTCGACGGCTCGTGGGGCTATCAGGTCACGGGCTACTACGCCCCGACGAGCCGCCTGGGCACGCCCGACGACTTCGCCTACCTCGTCAACCACCTGCATGGGCGCGGCGTCGGCGTCCTTCTCGACTGGGTGCCCGGCCATTTCCCCACCGACGAGTCGGGCCTCGCCCGCTTCGATGGAGCGGCGCTGTACGAGTACGCCGACCCCCGCAAGGGCTTCCACCACGACTGGAACACGTACATCTTCGACTACGGCCGCAACGAGGTCGTGATGTTCCTGATCGGCTCGGCCCTGAAGTGGCTCCAGGACTTCCACGTGGACGGCCTGCGGGTGGACGCGGTGGCCTCCATGCTGTACCTCGACTTCTCGCGCACGGAATGGGTGCCCAACATTCACGGCGGACGCGAGAATCTGGAGGCCATCGCCTTTCTGAAGCGGCTGAACGAGGTCGTGCATCACATGGCCCCCGGTGCCGTGATGGTCGCGGAGGAGAGCACCTCCTTTCCCGGCGTGACGGCCCCCACGCCCTTCGGCCTGGGCTTCGACTACAAGTGGGCGATGGGCTGGATGAACGACAGCCTCTTTTACTTCGAGCAGGACCCGCTGTGGCGCAAGTACCACCACCACAAGCTGACCTTTTTTAACGCCTACCGCACCTCCGAGAAGTTCATCCTGGCGATCAGCCACGACGAGGTGGTGCACCTCAAGAAATCGCTCGTCATGAAGATGCCCGGCGACTGGTACGCGCAGCGGGCGGGCTACCGGGCCTTCCTGGCGCTGATGTGGACCACCCCCGGCAAGAAGCTGCTGTTCATGGGCCAGGAGTTCGCGCAGCCCACCGAGTGGAACCATGACGTGTCGCTGCCCTGGCACCTCGCCGAGCACCCGGACCACCGGGGCGTGCTGGAGCTGGTGCGGCGGCTCAACGGCCTGTACGTGGGGCGCCCTGACCTCCACACCGGGGACATGCTCGACGAGGGGATGCTGTGGGTCAGTGCCGACGACACCGAGGCCAGCGTGTACGCCTATATCCGCCGTGACCCGCAGGGGGGGACGTGGAGCCTGGTCGTCGCCAACCTCACCCCCGTCTACCGCGAGGCCTATCCGGTGGGCGTGCCCCAGGGCGGCGGCTACCGTGTGGTGCTCTCCACTGACGACGGCGAGTTCGGCGGCTTCGGCACCCAGCAGCCCGACCTCACCGCGCGGGAGGAGGGCTGGCACGGGCAGACGCATCACCTGCGGCTGAACCTGCCGCCCCTGAGCGTGCTGGTGCTGGAGCCGGACCCCGCATGACTGGCCCAGGGCGCCCCGATCCCCTGACCGCCGTGAGCCTGCTGCTGCTGGTGGGCGTGGCCGCGCTGCTGCTGGTGCCGCTGCTGGGCGGGCCGCTGCCGAGTCCTTACCTGGTGGTGGGCCTGCTGCTCGCCCGGTTGGTTATTCAGATTCTGCGGGCACAGCGGCGGCCCGAACTCAAGCGCCCGGCGGCGTGGGCCTTCGACCTCCTGCTGATCGGCCTGCTGCTGTGGGTGGCGGCGAACCGGGGGTAAGCGGTTTACTCCTCCCCGTGCACCGCCCGCCCCACCACCGCATACAGCGGGTCCGAGCGCCCCAGCCGGGGACTGCGGTCCAGGCCCGCAATGTCCCGGAAATTTCCCGCCATTCGCAGCAGTTCCTGTACCAGCGCGACGTGGCCTGCGTCGTCCAGAGCGTGCCAGACCGCGACCGCCTTCGTCGGGAAGCAGCGGTTGGAAAAGGTGATGACGACGGGCGCCCCCGGCTTCAGCACCCGCCCGACCTCGCGCAGCACGGTCATGGGGTCTGTCAGGTAGTCGATCGAAACGCAAATCCCGCAGCCGTCGAAGCTCGCTGTCTCGAAGGGCAGAGAGGGGTCCGTGTTGAGGTTCTGCACCACCCGCCGCGTCAGGCGGGGATTGCGCTCCAGTTCGGCGCGGTTCAGGCCCAATCCCGTCACGCCCGCGTACTCGACCTCAGGCGGGAGGTGGCTCACCCAGGAACTCATCAGGTCGAGGACGTGGCCGCCCGGAGGAAAGTACTCGCGGTAAAGCTGCGTGACGGCGGCAATCGCCGCATCGTCAATGTGGGTCACGAAGCGGGGCTGGGCGTAGAAGCGTTCGTCGGGCGTCTCGTCCACCCGGCGGAAGGCTTCGGGCGGCAGCTCTGGGCGGGGGTGATCGGGCATGGCCCCAGCCTCTCACCCCGCCGCCGGGCAGACGGCAAGCGGGGGCACAGGGCAGAAGTTGTCTAAACGCCCTCATGAGTAGGTGGCCGGGCCGGGCGCTATCTTCCCCGCATGACCCCCTTCGGTGCGTGGTGGTGGCCCAGCTTCGCCTGGGTCTGACGCGCCGTTTTCCCAACCCCCGACGCGCCCAGGTGGAAGTCCCACCGGGCGCTCTTGTGTTGTTCCCAGGAGCCCCATGACCCAGACGTATCCCCAGCCCCTCGCCGTCGCCGTGCAGGAACTCAACGCCGACCTCGACACGCCCGTCACGGCCTACCTCAAGGTGGCGCGGGGGGAGGCGGTCAGCTTCCTGCTGGAGAGTGTGGAAGCGGGCGAGAAGCTGGGCCGCTATTCGTTCATCGGGGTGGGGGAGGCCGGGCGCTTTACGTACCGGAATGGACGGGTGACGAGTTCGGGCGTGTTCGGGGACTCCGACGGCCCCGAGACCGACCCCCTGGCTCGGTTGTACGCGGCGGCGACCCGGCCCGCGCCGCTGCCAGAGGGTTTGCCCGCCTTTATCGGCGGTGCAGTGGGCTATGCGGCCTACGACGTGGTGCGGGCCTACGAGCGCCTGCCAGACAGCAATCCCGACGAGCTGAACGTACCCGACGCCCTCTTCGTCGCCCCGCGCGGCATGGTGATTTTCGACCACCTGCGACACCGCCTGAACGTGGTGGCGACCGCCGAAGCCCAGGCCGACGCCGACGCGGTGGTCGCCGACCTCGCCGCCCGGCTGCGCGGTCCCCTGCCCGAGGTGCCCGGCCGCGACCCGGCCCCCGCGCCCCACTTCACTAGCAATTTCACCCCGGAAGGCTTCATGGCTGCCGTCGAGCGGGCGCTGGAGTACATCCGCGCCGGGGACATCTTTCAGGTGGTGCCCTCGCAGCGTTTCAGCGCCGAACTGGGGGAGCTGCACCCCTTTGCCCTGTACCGCGCCCTGCGGCGAGTCAATCCCAGCCCCTACCTGGGCTACCTCGCGCTGGGGGACGTGACCCTGGTGGCCTCCAGCCCGGAGAGCCTGCTGCGCTCGGACGGTCACGCGCTCGTCACCCGGCCTATCGCCGGAACGCGGCGGCGCGGGGCCACGCCGGGGGAGGACGAAGCGCTCGCCGCCGAACTTCTCGCCGACGAGAAGGAGCGGGCCGAGCACCTGATGCTGGTGGACCTCGGGCGCAACGACCTGGGGCGGGTCAGCCGCTACGGGACGGTGCGGGTGCAGGACGCCTTCTCGGTCGAGCGCTACAGCCACGTCATGCATATCGTCTCTACCGTGACGGGCGAGCTGGCACCGGGGCAGACGCCGCTGCACGCCCTGGCCTCCGTGCTGCCGATGGGCACGGTGTCGGGCGCTCCCAAGATTCGCGCGATGGAGATTATCGAGGAACTCGAACCCGTGCGCCGGGGACCATATGGCGGCGCGTTCGGCTATATCGCCCTCGATGGCAGCCTCGACATGGCCCTCACGCTGCGGACGATGGTGATCGCGGGCGGCCGGGTTCATATCCAGGCCGGAGCCGGGGTAGTGGCCGACAGCGATCCGGCCAGCGAGGAGGCCGAGACGCGGGGCAAGGCGGCGGCGCTGATGTGGGCCGTCGAGCTGGCGGCGGGGGGGCTATGACGCCGGAGGTTGCTCCCCCAAGCCCTCTACGCCCCCTCCCAGGAGACCTGAACATGACCCCCAATGCTCCCCTATCTGTCCTGCTGATCGACAACTACGACTCCTTCACGTACAACCTCGTTCAGTACCTCGGCGAGTTGGAATGTGAAGTCACCGTCTGGCGCAACGACGCCTTCACGCTGGATGACGTGCGGGCGCTTGGGCCCGACGCCATCGTCGTCTCACCCGGTCCCTGCACGCCGCGCGAGGCGGGGCAAAGTGTGGCCGTGATCCGCAAACTCGGGCCGCAGGTCCCCACGCTGGGTGTCTGCCTGGGGCACCAGAGCATCGGAGAGGCGTTCGGGGCGCGGGTGGAGCGGGCGCGGCGGCCGGTGCACGGCAAGACCAGCCCGGTGCGGCATGAGGGCACGGGCCTCTTCGCAGGACTGCCGGAGGAAGTGGCCGTCACCCGCTACCATTCGCTGGTGGTCCGTGACCTGCCCGCCGAACTCGTGCCCGTCGCCTGGACGACCGATCCCGAAGAGGAGGTGCTGATGGCCCTGCGCCACCGCGATTACCCCGTCTACGGGGTGCAGTTTCACCCCGAATCGGTCGCCACCGAGGGCGGGATGGCCCTGCTCGCCAACTTCCTGACGCTGGTGCGCGAGCACCGGGCCGGGGTGGGCGCATGACCGCTCCCACCGACCCCCGCACCCTGCACCTGCGGCTGATGAACGGCGAGGCGCTCTCGCAGACCGAGGCCGCCGCCTTCATGCGCGAGGTGATGGAGGGGAGCGTCAGTGGGGTGCGCCTCGCCGCCGCCCTGGCCGCCCTGCGCGTGCGCGGCGAGACGCCGGAGGAGATCGCGGGCTTCGCGCAGGCGATGCGGGAGAATGCCGTCCACGTGCAGGTCGAGCCGCGCGACGTGCTCCTCGACGTGGTGGGCACGGGCGGCGACGGTGCCCACACCTTCAACATCAGCACGACGACCGCCTTCGTGGTGGCTGCCGCCGGGGTGCCCGTCGCCAAGCACGGCAACCGTGCCGCGAGCAGCCGGGCCGGAAGCGCGGACGTGCTCGAAGCGCTGGGGGTCAACCTCGACGCCCCGCCAGAGGTCGTTGCGGACGGCATCAACCGCCTGGGCATCGGTTTCATGTTCGCCCGCAATTACCACCCGGCCCTGCGGCACGCCGCGCCCGTCCGTGCTGAACTCGCTGCCCGTACTGTCTTCAACATCCTGGGGCCGCTGTCCAATCCGGCCGGGGCCACCCACCTCGTCGTGGGGGTCTACCGCCCGGAACTGACGCGTACGCTGGCCGAGGTGCTGCGGCTGCTGGGCGCGAAGGGGGCTACTGTCGTCTACGGCGACGGCCTCGACGAGTTCACGGTCTGCGGCCCCAACACGGTGTCGGGGTTGCGGGAGGGCGAGGTGATCGACCGGGTGGTGTCTGCCGCCGAGACGGGCGTGACTGAGCATCCCCGCGCGGCCATCGTGGGCGGCACTCCCGCCGAGAACGCCGAGATCACCCGCGCCCTGCTGACGGGGGGCGGCACCCCGGCCCAGCGCGACATCGTGGCGCTGAACGCGGGCGCAGCGCTGAGGACCGCCGGACGAGTCGCCAGCATCCGCGAAGGAGTAGCTCAGGCCCGCGAGGTCATGGCGAGCGGCGCGGCCTGGGACCTGCTCCAGCGGTACGCGGCGCACACGCGGCGGTAGGGGAGAGTCGGCCCCGCCGTGTGGCACCCTGGGGCCATGCTGCAGCATCAGCCGGTCGGAAGCGTGGAGGAACGCGAGTGGGGCCGCACTCCTGCGGGTGAGGCGGTCGCCCTTTACGAACTGCGTCTGCCGGGTGGGATTCAGGCCAGCCTGACCAACTACGGCGGCGTCCTTGTACGCCTGCTCACCCCCGACCGCGACGGAGAGCTGGGCGACATCGTGCTGGGGTACGACACGCCGGAGCCGTATTTCGACCGGGCCACCGCCTCCTTTTTCGGGGCCTTGATCGGGCGCTACGGCAACCGCATCGCGGGGGGCCGCTTCGCGCTGGACGGGCAGACGTATCAACTGGCGTGCAAC from the Deinococcus sp. NW-56 genome contains:
- a CDS encoding methyltransferase domain-containing protein → MPDHPRPELPPEAFRRVDETPDERFYAQPRFVTHIDDAAIAAVTQLYREYFPPGGHVLDLMSSWVSHLPPEVEYAGVTGLGLNRAELERNPRLTRRVVQNLNTDPSLPFETASFDGCGICVSIDYLTDPMTVLREVGRVLKPGAPVVITFSNRCFPTKAVAVWHALDDAGHVALVQELLRMAGNFRDIAGLDRSPRLGRSDPLYAVVGRAVHGEE
- the trpE gene encoding anthranilate synthase component I, with product MTQTYPQPLAVAVQELNADLDTPVTAYLKVARGEAVSFLLESVEAGEKLGRYSFIGVGEAGRFTYRNGRVTSSGVFGDSDGPETDPLARLYAAATRPAPLPEGLPAFIGGAVGYAAYDVVRAYERLPDSNPDELNVPDALFVAPRGMVIFDHLRHRLNVVATAEAQADADAVVADLAARLRGPLPEVPGRDPAPAPHFTSNFTPEGFMAAVERALEYIRAGDIFQVVPSQRFSAELGELHPFALYRALRRVNPSPYLGYLALGDVTLVASSPESLLRSDGHALVTRPIAGTRRRGATPGEDEALAAELLADEKERAEHLMLVDLGRNDLGRVSRYGTVRVQDAFSVERYSHVMHIVSTVTGELAPGQTPLHALASVLPMGTVSGAPKIRAMEIIEELEPVRRGPYGGAFGYIALDGSLDMALTLRTMVIAGGRVHIQAGAGVVADSDPASEEAETRGKAAALMWAVELAAGGL
- a CDS encoding aminodeoxychorismate/anthranilate synthase component II, translated to MTPNAPLSVLLIDNYDSFTYNLVQYLGELECEVTVWRNDAFTLDDVRALGPDAIVVSPGPCTPREAGQSVAVIRKLGPQVPTLGVCLGHQSIGEAFGARVERARRPVHGKTSPVRHEGTGLFAGLPEEVAVTRYHSLVVRDLPAELVPVAWTTDPEEEVLMALRHRDYPVYGVQFHPESVATEGGMALLANFLTLVREHRAGVGA
- the trpD gene encoding anthranilate phosphoribosyltransferase, yielding MTAPTDPRTLHLRLMNGEALSQTEAAAFMREVMEGSVSGVRLAAALAALRVRGETPEEIAGFAQAMRENAVHVQVEPRDVLLDVVGTGGDGAHTFNISTTTAFVVAAAGVPVAKHGNRAASSRAGSADVLEALGVNLDAPPEVVADGINRLGIGFMFARNYHPALRHAAPVRAELAARTVFNILGPLSNPAGATHLVVGVYRPELTRTLAEVLRLLGAKGATVVYGDGLDEFTVCGPNTVSGLREGEVIDRVVSAAETGVTEHPRAAIVGGTPAENAEITRALLTGGGTPAQRDIVALNAGAALRTAGRVASIREGVAQAREVMASGAAWDLLQRYAAHTRR
- a CDS encoding 1,4-alpha-glucan branching enzyme — translated: MSAPHLPLPLDHEHLQKLVTADLVRPDHLLGAHPVREGEVDGVRFAVWAPNARHVSVVGDFNGWNGSSHPLTRLDFGFWGAFVPGASAGQRYKFRVTGADGRTVDKSDPYGQHMELRPNTASVVWQPAFEWTDGDWMAARGVDYDRPVSIYEAHVGSWARRDDGGFLNYRELAHRLADYVTWLGYTHVELLGVMEHPFDGSWGYQVTGYYAPTSRLGTPDDFAYLVNHLHGRGVGVLLDWVPGHFPTDESGLARFDGAALYEYADPRKGFHHDWNTYIFDYGRNEVVMFLIGSALKWLQDFHVDGLRVDAVASMLYLDFSRTEWVPNIHGGRENLEAIAFLKRLNEVVHHMAPGAVMVAEESTSFPGVTAPTPFGLGFDYKWAMGWMNDSLFYFEQDPLWRKYHHHKLTFFNAYRTSEKFILAISHDEVVHLKKSLVMKMPGDWYAQRAGYRAFLALMWTTPGKKLLFMGQEFAQPTEWNHDVSLPWHLAEHPDHRGVLELVRRLNGLYVGRPDLHTGDMLDEGMLWVSADDTEASVYAYIRRDPQGGTWSLVVANLTPVYREAYPVGVPQGGGYRVVLSTDDGEFGGFGTQQPDLTAREEGWHGQTHHLRLNLPPLSVLVLEPDPA